Sequence from the Chthoniobacterales bacterium genome:
AAGACCTTCAAGTCGCGCCTCATCGGCCCCAACTGCCCGGGCATCATCACCCCGGGCCAGTGCAAGATCGGCATCATGCCCGGCTACATCCACAAGCCCGGGCACATCGGCGTCGTTTCGCGTTCCGGCACCCTCACCTACGAAGCCGTCTGGCAGTTGACCAGCCGCGGGGTCGGCCAATCGACCTGCATCGGCATTGGCGGTGATCCGATCATCGGCACGACCACGCTCGATGCGGTCAAACTTTTCGCCGCCGATCCGGAGACCCACGGCATCATCCTCATCGGCGAAATCGGCGGAAGCGCGGAGGAAGAAGCCGCCGCGTGGCTCAAGGAAAATTGCGACAAGCCCGTTGCCGGATTCATCGCCGGTGCCACCGCCCCTCCCGGACGCCGCATGGGTCATGCCGGCGCCATCATCTCCGGAGGCAAAGGCACGGCATCCGCGAAGAAAGACGCCCTGCGCGCCGCCGGCATTGTCGTGGCCGAGACACCCAGCACCATTGCCGACACGCTGCTCGCGGTGATGAAGTAAAGGTTGCGGATCCCGCGGTCTCGCCGCGGCACGCGAAAAAACTTTCACCCGTCCATCCGATTGACCGCTGCACTCGGGAAAGGTATATACCATATATGACGACGACACTTTTCATGAACGGACGCTCCCAAGCCGTGCGCTTGCCCAAGCAGTTGCGGTTGCCCGGAAAGCGCGCCAAAATTCGCCGCTTCGGCCGTGGTTTGCTTTTGGAGCCGATGGGCGATGAAAGCTGGCCGGAAGGCTACTTCGAGAAAGTGTTGATCAAAGACAACTCGTTCAAGCGGCCCGGTCAGGGCGAGGTGCCGCCACTTCCCGACCTTGAGCGGTGACCCATTTGCTCGACACCGATGTTTGCGTGGCGGTGCTGCGTGGGATGAAAGCCGTGCAGGAGCGCTTGCGAATGCTTTCTCCCGATGATGTGGGTGTTTCGACGGTTTCGATCTACGAGCTGTTTGCCGGTGTGGAGCGTTGCCGTGACCCCCGTGCCGAAGGACGGAAAGTTGAGCGCTTTTTGGCCCCGCTGCACATTCTGACTCTCGACCGTGAATCGGCCCGGCGGGCGGCCAAGGTCAGGGCAAAGTTGCAAGAGTCCGGCACAGTTATCGGCCCCTACGATTTGCTCCTGGCCGGGCAGGCGCTGGCTTTGGAAGTCAAGCTGGTCACACGCAACACGCGCGAATTTTCCCGCGTTGCCGGGTTGAAACTGGAAGATTGGCTGAGCTGATTTTTCCGATCCGGCGCCCGCGATTTTCCAGCGTGGACTCGATGTTCTCAAACGAGACCTTCGATGTCCGCCAGATCCTTGGCTCGGCCGGGAGCTTCTTTGTTTCGGCGGAATGATTGCCGGTCATGAACGGCAAGTTGGATCCCCTCCAAAACAACCTCGCCGCGCCTGCCGCATACATCGTCGAAATTCAATGCGGTCAGTCCGGTCAAAATATCGATACGGTTGGGTGCAACACCAAGTTGAATCACTTGATCCGGTTGCTCGAAATTAGCGGCTCGGAATTTTCGAACCAAGCGTTCGATCATCTGCAAACTATGCAGCGCCCGGTGTCGTGGCACCAAGCCGCTATTGGCCGCACGCGGCGCGGATCATCTGCACGAAAGCAGGCTCGGCTTTTTCCACCGTCGGCGCGGGTCCGGTCATCTTGACATAGACGTCGCCGGCCGGGCTTTCGAGGATCGCCCCCACCAAAGCCTGACCCTCCAGCGGAGTGGTCGGTCCGCCGGGCATGCCGCTCTGGAAGGTGCCGCGCGCGCGGGCGAATGTCACCGGCACTTTGCCGATGGTTTCCTTGGCGGTTGCCGCGCCTTTCGAGTCGTTGTCCCCGTCGAACTGTCCGAACCAGCGATCGATATTCTGCTGCACGCCGCCGCCTTGGCCGGGTCCGAAGTGGAACACCGTGATGACGGCCTCGCCCGCTTCGCCCGTTCCTTCGGGGCCGGGCACACGCAACTCCGCCTTGCGCATGGGCGAAGACGGTTCGACGGATTTCCATGCCGCAGGCACGGTGAACGTGAAATCCCCGGCGCGGAACACCGGTTCCCCCGCTTGCGCGGAAAGCGCCGTCGCGGCAACTGCCAACGCAAGCAATGTGCGGCGCCTCAAGCGCATGGCTTAGCGCTTGGAGAACTGGAAGCGCTTGCGCGCCCCGGGACGTCCGGGCTTCTTGCGCTCTTTCATCCGCGGATCGCGGGTGAGAAGACCGTTTTTCTTCAGCTCCGGACGAAGATTGGCATCGAGCTTGAGCAGTGCGCGTGCGATGGCGAGGCTGGCCGCCCCGGCTTGTCCGCTCACTCCGCCGCCCGAGGTCTTGAGAAAAATATCCACCGACTGGGAGCGTCCGCTGAGTTCCAGCGGGCGCAGGACCGCGGTCTGCAGGGTGGTCGTGGGGAAGTAGTCGTTGAACTCGCGGCTGTTGACTTCGATTTTGCCCGAGCCGGGCTTGAGGCGGACGCGCGCTACGGAAGTGCGGCGGCGGCCGGTGGCGGTGTGGACTTCGGACATGGTCAGGAAACTTTGAGTTCTTTGGGCTGCTGCGCGGCGTGCGGATGCTCCGCGCCGGCATAGACTTTGAGTTTGGTGAACTGGGCGCGCCCGAGCCGGTTGTGCGGGATCATGCCGCGCACGGCGCGCTCGACGAGCAATTCGGGCCGGCGCGCACGGCGCTGCTCGAAGGTTTCGCTTTTGTGCCCGCCGACGTAGCCGGAGAAGCTCATGTAGGTCTTGGCGGTCGGCTTTTTGCCGGTCACGCGGACTTTGGACGCATTGATCACCACGACGAAGTCGCCCGTGTCGCAGTGCGGGGTGAAGACCGGCTTGTTCTTGCCGCGCAGAACGTCGGCAACTTTGGTCGCGAGGCGCCCGAGGATCTGGTTCTCGGCGTCCACGACCCACCAGTTGCGCTTCACTTCCTCGGCTTTGGCGGAAAAGGTTTTCATGGCAAAATTGGCCGGTCAGAATAGGTGGGTCGGCGGGACGAAGTCAAAGCCAATCTGCCGGTCCGGAGGAAAAAGGCCGGATCCCGCGGCTCGGATGAGCTGATTTTGCGCTTTTTGCATAGAACCTATCCCAAAACCTGGCGCGGTGGCGTTGCGGATAATTTTCGTTTGTGGCAAGGAGCAAGCGATGTGGCTGTATCCTCTGCGATACAGTCTCGAGCGCCGCGACGCAGCCACGGAAGAAAAGCGCCGCAACCCTCTCGGGCAGGGCCATGGCGGGGCGTCTGGCGGCGTTGCTTCGCCAGTCACGATGCGCAGAGGCATCGCTCCCTGCTCGCGCCTT
This genomic interval carries:
- the sucD gene encoding succinate--CoA ligase subunit alpha — encoded protein: MSVLVDKNTRLVVQGITGKSGAFHTRNCMEYGTNVVAGVTPARGGEMFDDKVPIFDTVHEARKQTGCNATMIFVPPEFAADAILEAADAGVELIVCITEGIPVMDMMRVKEVLKTFKSRLIGPNCPGIITPGQCKIGIMPGYIHKPGHIGVVSRSGTLTYEAVWQLTSRGVGQSTCIGIGGDPIIGTTTLDAVKLFAADPETHGIILIGEIGGSAEEEAAAWLKENCDKPVAGFIAGATAPPGRRMGHAGAIISGGKGTASAKKDALRAAGIVVAETPSTIADTLLAVMK
- a CDS encoding AbrB/MazE/SpoVT family DNA-binding domain-containing protein, encoding MTTTLFMNGRSQAVRLPKQLRLPGKRAKIRRFGRGLLLEPMGDESWPEGYFEKVLIKDNSFKRPGQGEVPPLPDLER
- a CDS encoding type II toxin-antitoxin system VapC family toxin; translation: MTHLLDTDVCVAVLRGMKAVQERLRMLSPDDVGVSTVSIYELFAGVERCRDPRAEGRKVERFLAPLHILTLDRESARRAAKVRAKLQESGTVIGPYDLLLAGQALALEVKLVTRNTREFSRVAGLKLEDWLS
- the rpsI gene encoding 30S ribosomal protein S9 is translated as MSEVHTATGRRRTSVARVRLKPGSGKIEVNSREFNDYFPTTTLQTAVLRPLELSGRSQSVDIFLKTSGGGVSGQAGAASLAIARALLKLDANLRPELKKNGLLTRDPRMKERKKPGRPGARKRFQFSKR
- the rplM gene encoding 50S ribosomal protein L13, producing MKTFSAKAEEVKRNWWVVDAENQILGRLATKVADVLRGKNKPVFTPHCDTGDFVVVINASKVRVTGKKPTAKTYMSFSGYVGGHKSETFEQRRARRPELLVERAVRGMIPHNRLGRAQFTKLKVYAGAEHPHAAQQPKELKVS